The Candidatus Binatia bacterium genome has a window encoding:
- a CDS encoding CoA transferase gives MKRDAALNGLKIVECGGLVSAAYASKLFADLGAEVIKVEPPWGDPARLRGPFPGKSPDLNASGLFIYLNCNKRGVTADLATAEGQELLQALVRDADMLIHNVSPNRVRHLGLEYEGLARANPRLVEVSVTPFGLRGPHRTYEASDLTLWAAGGLAYLNGAGPGSDDLPPLKPFGLQAEFQGALNAAVAGLGALFARRKTGVGQHVVVSIQQCVASILELTFEYYPYMGLIASRLGQKPIQPLDFFECRDGWIFVCCVEEHQWHSLVELMGNPDWAQLEIFADRLSRARNWDALKLLIQEWMATQSVAELYHAGQSRRIPLAPVSTMGDLLNSDHLRARGFFATIEQPGAGRTTFPGAPYQLSATPWKLRRPAPKLGEHNQQVIEAMGRGTPWSFAASATEATR, from the coding sequence ATGAAGCGCGACGCTGCGTTAAACGGTTTGAAAATTGTGGAGTGCGGCGGACTTGTGTCGGCCGCGTACGCGAGCAAGCTGTTCGCAGACCTCGGCGCCGAAGTCATCAAAGTCGAGCCGCCGTGGGGTGACCCCGCCCGACTTCGTGGCCCTTTTCCCGGGAAGAGTCCGGACCTGAATGCCAGTGGCCTTTTCATTTACCTCAACTGCAATAAACGAGGCGTCACCGCCGATCTGGCGACCGCTGAGGGCCAGGAGCTTTTGCAGGCACTCGTCCGCGACGCCGACATGCTCATCCATAACGTTTCTCCGAACCGCGTGCGCCACCTTGGTTTGGAGTATGAAGGTTTGGCCCGTGCAAACCCCAGGCTCGTCGAAGTGTCCGTCACCCCGTTTGGACTGCGTGGCCCTCATCGCACTTACGAGGCGAGTGACCTCACCTTGTGGGCTGCGGGTGGACTGGCGTATCTCAACGGGGCCGGTCCTGGCAGTGATGATCTTCCGCCCTTGAAACCTTTTGGCCTACAAGCGGAATTCCAGGGCGCGTTGAATGCCGCTGTGGCTGGCTTGGGCGCCCTGTTTGCCCGGCGCAAAACAGGCGTCGGGCAACATGTGGTTGTCTCGATTCAGCAATGCGTTGCATCCATCCTGGAACTGACCTTCGAGTACTACCCGTACATGGGTTTGATTGCTTCGCGCCTGGGCCAAAAGCCAATCCAGCCCTTGGATTTTTTCGAATGTCGAGACGGCTGGATTTTTGTTTGCTGCGTGGAAGAGCATCAGTGGCATAGCCTTGTCGAACTGATGGGGAACCCCGACTGGGCCCAATTGGAAATCTTTGCCGATCGCCTCTCGCGAGCGCGGAATTGGGACGCATTGAAGCTCTTGATCCAAGAGTGGATGGCGACGCAATCGGTGGCGGAGCTGTATCACGCCGGGCAATCGCGACGGATTCCGCTTGCCCCAGTGTCCACTATGGGCGATCTTTTGAATTCCGACCATCTCCGCGCCCGTGGTTTTTTCGCCACCATCGAGCAACCCGGCGCCGGGCGGACCACCTTCCCCGGCGCGCCGTACCAACTTTCGGCCACGCCGTGGAAGCTGCGGCGCCCAGCACCCAAACTGGGCGAGCACAATCAACAGGTGATCGAGGCAATGGGTCGGGGGACCCCGTGGAGCTTTGCCGCAAGTGCGACGGAGGCCACTCGATGA
- the groL gene encoding 60 kDa chaperonin, with translation MAAKLIKFSEEARSKILAGVKILADAVTVTLGPKGRNVVIEKAFGAPTVTKDGVTVAKEIQLEDKFENMGAQMVKEVASKTSDVAGDGTTTATVLARAIFSEGVKMVAAGHDPMSLKRGIEKAVSAAVDELKRMAKATRDRREIAQVGTISANNDATIGEIIADAMEKVGKEGVITVEEAKGLETTLEVVEGMQFDRGYLSPYFVTDPEKMECQLEDAFVLIHEKKISSMKDLLPILEQIARSGRPFIVIAEDVEGEALATLVINRIRGTLQCVAVKAPGFGDRRKAMLEDIAILTGGRLIAEELGIKLENVTLNDLGRAKRIVVDKDNTTIVGGAGKKADIEARIKQLRAQIEETTSDYDREKLQERLAKLVGGVAVIRVGAATEVEMKEKKARVEDALHATRAAVEEGIVPGGGVALVRAASALDKIEAPPEEMVGVSIVRRAMEDPLRWIANNAGWEGSIVLDRVKSNKGAFGFNALTEQFEDLMKAGIVDPTKVVRTALQNAASVAGLLLTTEAMVAEKPEEKKAPAAPGAGMGDMM, from the coding sequence ATGGCAGCCAAGTTGATCAAGTTTAGTGAGGAAGCACGGTCGAAAATTTTGGCTGGGGTCAAGATCCTAGCGGATGCCGTGACTGTGACGCTGGGCCCCAAAGGCCGGAACGTCGTCATCGAAAAGGCGTTCGGAGCGCCGACGGTAACGAAGGACGGTGTGACCGTTGCCAAGGAGATCCAACTCGAAGACAAGTTCGAGAACATGGGTGCGCAAATGGTCAAGGAAGTGGCGAGCAAAACTTCCGACGTGGCTGGCGACGGCACCACCACTGCTACCGTTTTGGCCCGCGCGATCTTTTCCGAGGGCGTCAAGATGGTGGCCGCTGGGCACGACCCGATGAGCCTGAAACGGGGCATCGAGAAAGCCGTCAGCGCCGCCGTCGACGAACTCAAGCGCATGGCTAAGGCGACGCGTGACCGCCGGGAAATCGCTCAAGTCGGGACGATATCCGCCAACAACGACGCCACCATCGGGGAGATTATTGCCGATGCAATGGAAAAGGTCGGAAAGGAGGGCGTGATCACGGTAGAAGAAGCGAAAGGCCTGGAGACCACACTCGAGGTCGTCGAAGGAATGCAGTTCGACCGTGGTTACCTGTCCCCGTATTTCGTGACGGACCCGGAGAAAATGGAGTGCCAACTGGAGGACGCTTTTGTCCTGATTCATGAGAAAAAGATCAGCTCGATGAAGGACCTTCTTCCGATCCTCGAGCAGATCGCACGCAGCGGGCGGCCCTTCATCGTTATTGCGGAAGACGTCGAAGGCGAGGCGTTGGCCACGCTGGTGATTAACCGCATCCGCGGCACGCTCCAGTGCGTAGCCGTGAAGGCGCCGGGGTTTGGTGACCGGCGTAAAGCGATGTTGGAAGATATCGCGATCTTGACCGGGGGGCGACTGATTGCGGAAGAGTTGGGCATCAAGTTGGAAAATGTGACGCTGAACGACCTGGGTCGGGCAAAACGCATCGTCGTGGACAAAGACAACACCACGATTGTGGGTGGGGCAGGGAAGAAGGCCGATATCGAGGCGCGCATCAAGCAACTTCGCGCACAAATCGAGGAAACGACTTCCGATTACGATCGCGAAAAGCTGCAGGAGCGCTTGGCCAAATTAGTGGGCGGCGTTGCTGTTATTCGGGTCGGCGCGGCCACGGAGGTCGAGATGAAGGAAAAGAAGGCCCGCGTGGAAGACGCGTTGCACGCCACCCGCGCGGCTGTGGAGGAAGGTATTGTGCCCGGCGGCGGCGTGGCACTCGTACGCGCTGCGTCGGCGTTGGATAAGATCGAGGCTCCGCCGGAAGAAATGGTCGGCGTGAGCATCGTTCGGCGCGCCATGGAGGATCCCTTACGTTGGATCGCCAACAACGCGGGTTGGGAGGGCTCGATCGTTCTAGACCGAGTGAAAAGCAACAAGGGGGCATTTGGCTTCAATGCCCTCACCGAGCAATTCGAAGACCTCATGAAGGCCGGCATCGTGGATCCGACCAAGGTAGTGCGGACTGCGTTGCAAAACGCGGCCTCGGTGGCAGGATTGCTGCTGACCACGGAAGCTATGGTGGCGGAAAAGCCAGAAGAGAAAAAAGCACCGGCCGCGCCCGGCGCGGGAATGGGCGACATGATGTAA
- a CDS encoding ACP synthase → MVGIAKYSSYVPRLRLSRGEIARAWGRDPGAAGEIAVANYDEDAFTIGVEAAWSCIEGSPRLPDGLLFATTSAPYFEKQLSAFAATVCDLPRSTFCCDLAGSARAGIQGVIAASSLVSAGRLGSCLVVAGEARVAEPESEWEGLLGDGGAAVLISNDHVVAEIVDWASVSEEFTYFWRTDTSPFVRAAIGKFSQSQGYVRDLGEAMRTLMARHGLGPSEVAKLVLHAPEPRAAGDLCRTLGFDSKRQLGPVISAAIGSAGAAESLLALGAVLDEAEPNQWLMVAAFGEGADVVLLRTTSLVADGRAGAPWKNWLEAKLPLPSYQKYLKYRGILRQEESGETITNVLEAKELEQNIRLHGCRCRVCGTVQYPLAEVCISCRTPRQMERVRLPRSGKIFTYTLDYLIANVEHPLPMAVVDLDGGGRLYLQVTDFAEGEVDVGRAVTLTFRRLHQGGHNYNYFWKARPTR, encoded by the coding sequence ATGGTCGGAATCGCGAAGTATAGCTCGTACGTGCCCCGCTTGCGTTTGAGTCGCGGGGAGATTGCGCGTGCTTGGGGCCGGGATCCCGGTGCGGCCGGCGAGATTGCCGTGGCCAATTACGACGAAGATGCCTTTACCATTGGAGTCGAGGCCGCTTGGAGCTGTATCGAAGGCAGCCCCCGCTTACCGGACGGACTCTTGTTCGCAACGACGAGTGCCCCGTATTTCGAGAAGCAATTGTCGGCCTTTGCCGCGACTGTATGTGACTTGCCGAGAAGCACGTTTTGCTGCGACCTGGCGGGCTCTGCACGTGCCGGAATCCAAGGAGTGATCGCGGCGTCTTCGCTCGTGAGCGCAGGGCGTCTGGGATCGTGCTTGGTCGTCGCTGGCGAGGCGAGAGTGGCAGAGCCCGAGTCGGAGTGGGAAGGCTTGCTTGGAGATGGCGGCGCTGCGGTCTTGATATCGAACGATCACGTCGTCGCCGAAATCGTAGATTGGGCAAGCGTCAGTGAGGAGTTCACCTACTTTTGGCGAACGGATACGAGCCCGTTTGTACGCGCAGCCATTGGGAAGTTCTCTCAGTCGCAGGGTTACGTGCGTGACCTCGGCGAGGCAATGCGAACATTGATGGCTCGCCACGGGCTTGGTCCCTCGGAAGTCGCCAAGCTGGTATTGCACGCGCCTGAACCGCGTGCGGCCGGCGACCTTTGCCGGACTCTCGGCTTCGACTCCAAACGTCAGTTAGGGCCGGTGATCAGTGCGGCCATCGGAAGCGCCGGTGCGGCAGAGAGCCTGTTGGCGTTGGGAGCGGTGCTCGACGAAGCGGAACCGAACCAGTGGCTGATGGTCGCGGCCTTTGGTGAGGGCGCTGACGTTGTTCTGTTGCGCACGACCTCCCTGGTGGCCGACGGCAGAGCAGGAGCGCCGTGGAAGAACTGGCTCGAAGCCAAGCTGCCCCTCCCTTCTTACCAGAAATACCTCAAGTACCGGGGAATTCTCCGGCAGGAGGAAAGCGGCGAGACGATCACCAATGTCCTGGAAGCCAAGGAGCTCGAACAAAACATTCGCCTCCACGGGTGCCGGTGCCGAGTCTGCGGGACGGTACAGTATCCCTTGGCCGAGGTCTGCATTAGCTGCCGTACGCCACGGCAAATGGAGCGGGTGCGCCTCCCGCGTTCCGGCAAAATATTTACCTACACGCTCGACTATTTGATTGCGAATGTGGAACACCCCCTCCCAATGGCGGTGGTAGACCTGGACGGCGGCGGCCGGCTGTATTTGCAGGTCACAGACTTCGCAGAGGGCGAGGTCGATGTGGGCCGTGCGGTGACTCTTACGTTCCGCCGCTTGCACCAAGGGGGGCACAACTACAACTATTTTTGGAAGGCTCGCCCGACGAGATAG
- the groS gene encoding 10 kDa chaperonin, which produces MKIRPLQDRVVVERIEEEEKTKGGIIIPDTAKEKPQQGKVVAVGPGRVDEKGNRVPPGVKPGDRVLFGKYAGSEIEIDGQQYLIMREDDILGVIEG; this is translated from the coding sequence ATGAAAATTCGCCCGCTGCAAGATCGGGTTGTCGTAGAACGGATCGAAGAGGAGGAGAAAACCAAAGGTGGAATCATCATTCCCGACACGGCCAAGGAAAAACCTCAACAGGGGAAGGTCGTAGCTGTAGGTCCGGGGCGCGTGGATGAGAAGGGAAACCGCGTACCCCCGGGCGTCAAGCCGGGTGACCGAGTGCTGTTCGGCAAATACGCTGGCAGCGAGATCGAGATTGACGGACAGCAGTACCTCATTATGCGCGAGGACGATATTCTCGGCGTGATCGAGGGCTGA
- a CDS encoding deoxyguanosinetriphosphate triphosphohydrolase-like protein, whose product MTRDELLQMENTFLAPYATRSSASRGRSHPEEEHTFRLPFQRDRDRIIHSTAFRRLEYKTQVFVNHEGDYYRTRLTHTMEAAQIARTVAQALRLNQDLAEAIALAHDLGHTPFGHAGERVLHRLMEPYGGFEHNAQSLRIVEVLEERYPQFKGLNLTWEVREGIVKHSPPYDKPLAQRFDPGMAPSLEAQIVDYADEIAYNTHDIDDGLKSGLLDPEQLEAVRLWRETYGAIRQQWPSAGFRIWRYQVQRSLINLFVMDLIEATRARIARERIDSLEAVQAFGRPLVGFSEELDEKRMELKEFLFANLYRHYRVTRMMAKAQRVMEDLFRAYLGEPRLLPPHILGRCERDGEALERVVCDYIAGMTDRFALEEHRKLFDPEERV is encoded by the coding sequence ATGACCAGAGACGAACTGCTGCAGATGGAAAACACGTTTCTCGCTCCGTACGCGACCCGTAGTTCCGCCAGCCGCGGGAGGTCCCATCCGGAAGAGGAGCACACTTTTCGGCTCCCTTTTCAGAGAGACCGGGACCGGATCATTCACTCCACAGCGTTCCGGCGGCTGGAGTACAAGACACAGGTGTTCGTCAATCACGAAGGCGACTACTACCGAACCCGTCTGACGCACACGATGGAGGCGGCCCAAATTGCCCGGACAGTGGCGCAAGCGCTGCGCTTGAACCAAGACTTGGCTGAGGCCATCGCTTTGGCCCATGACCTCGGGCACACACCCTTTGGCCACGCTGGGGAACGTGTGTTGCACCGGCTGATGGAGCCCTACGGCGGCTTCGAACATAACGCCCAGAGCCTCCGCATCGTGGAAGTTCTGGAGGAGCGGTACCCGCAGTTCAAAGGGCTGAACCTGACTTGGGAAGTGCGCGAGGGGATCGTGAAACATTCTCCTCCGTACGACAAGCCGCTCGCTCAGCGGTTCGATCCGGGCATGGCCCCGTCGCTGGAGGCGCAGATCGTGGATTATGCCGACGAAATTGCCTACAACACGCACGACATCGATGACGGGCTCAAGTCGGGATTGCTCGATCCCGAACAACTGGAAGCGGTGCGGCTGTGGCGTGAAACCTACGGTGCCATTCGCCAGCAGTGGCCGAGTGCGGGCTTTCGGATTTGGCGCTACCAAGTGCAACGCAGCCTGATCAACCTGTTTGTGATGGACCTGATCGAAGCAACCCGGGCCAGAATAGCTCGGGAGAGAATCGATTCCTTGGAAGCGGTTCAGGCCTTCGGGCGCCCGTTGGTAGGATTCAGCGAGGAACTGGACGAGAAGCGCATGGAGCTCAAGGAGTTTTTGTTTGCCAATCTTTACCGGCATTACCGGGTCACGCGGATGATGGCCAAGGCACAACGGGTCATGGAGGATCTCTTCCGAGCGTATCTCGGCGAACCAAGGCTTCTGCCGCCGCACATTCTGGGCCGGTGCGAGCGTGACGGGGAAGCACTGGAGCGGGTGGTTTGCGACTACATCGCCGGGATGACGGATCGTTTTGCTCTCGAAGAGCACCGCAAGTTGTTCGACCCCGAGGAGCGCGTCTGA
- the dnaA gene encoding chromosomal replication initiator protein DnaA, with protein sequence MDGEWVTLLTRLKGVLGERNFTLWIEPIRWLRREDEVVLEVPTQFHREWLSRHLLETIEEVLRASLGGEKPLRIALSVRGDGQGANESAPSAATTHAVRPRARRNKPVVQVGRLVQGYDFDSFVVGPTNELAAAASQAVASDPGGRFNPLFIWGGVGLGKTHLVNAIGHAVLGRPSGGRVACLSAEMFTNMMIQALRGDKMTEFRERFRELDVLIVDDVQFLAGKERTQEEFFHTFEWLAGARKQVVLTSDQPPAALGGFEVRLRSRFESGLLAEVQPPTAEMRIEIVQRKAGRRGHTLTEALAGAIVRRCGATVRELEGGLNRVLAFVEIMQRPVSEELVEQLLGPERIEPVRREMSIAAIRQAVAEYFQLSVADLVGHTRGKRVSEARHMAMYLCRTIARASFSQIATEFGGRDHSSVLYAVRVAEERRTRDASWMQALETLQKRLCARPAEQLVARRP encoded by the coding sequence ATGGATGGGGAATGGGTGACACTGTTGACGCGTTTAAAAGGAGTTCTCGGCGAACGAAATTTCACCCTGTGGATCGAACCGATCCGGTGGCTTCGTCGGGAGGACGAAGTCGTATTGGAGGTGCCCACCCAGTTCCATCGTGAATGGTTGAGCCGCCACCTTTTGGAAACGATCGAGGAGGTCCTGCGAGCGAGCCTCGGTGGCGAGAAGCCGCTGCGTATCGCGCTATCCGTTAGGGGCGACGGGCAGGGCGCCAACGAATCCGCACCAAGCGCTGCGACGACGCACGCTGTTCGGCCCCGGGCCCGCCGCAATAAACCGGTGGTGCAGGTGGGGCGACTTGTGCAAGGGTACGATTTCGACTCGTTTGTTGTCGGGCCGACCAATGAACTGGCGGCAGCGGCCAGCCAGGCGGTGGCGTCCGATCCGGGCGGACGGTTCAACCCGCTGTTCATTTGGGGCGGGGTGGGACTCGGAAAAACGCATCTCGTGAACGCGATTGGGCACGCAGTTCTCGGGCGGCCTAGTGGCGGTCGCGTGGCGTGCCTCTCCGCGGAAATGTTTACGAACATGATGATTCAGGCCCTGCGCGGCGACAAAATGACGGAATTTCGGGAACGCTTTCGCGAACTCGATGTGCTGATCGTCGACGATGTCCAGTTCTTGGCGGGAAAGGAGCGAACGCAAGAGGAGTTTTTCCACACCTTTGAGTGGCTCGCTGGAGCACGCAAGCAGGTCGTGCTCACGTCGGACCAGCCGCCGGCGGCGCTCGGGGGGTTCGAGGTACGCTTGCGCAGCCGGTTCGAGAGCGGCCTTTTGGCTGAAGTGCAGCCGCCAACGGCAGAGATGCGGATCGAGATCGTGCAAAGGAAGGCGGGGCGGCGCGGGCACACGCTGACAGAAGCCCTAGCGGGAGCGATTGTACGGCGGTGCGGCGCAACGGTGCGCGAACTCGAGGGAGGGCTCAATCGTGTCCTGGCATTTGTCGAGATCATGCAGCGACCAGTGAGCGAGGAACTCGTCGAACAGCTTCTGGGTCCCGAGCGAATCGAGCCAGTGCGACGCGAGATGAGTATCGCTGCCATTCGTCAAGCCGTAGCCGAATATTTCCAACTCTCGGTGGCCGACCTGGTCGGCCACACCCGTGGCAAGCGCGTCTCCGAGGCCCGGCACATGGCCATGTACCTGTGCAGGACGATCGCCCGGGCTTCGTTTTCGCAAATCGCTACAGAGTTCGGCGGGCGCGATCATTCGAGCGTGCTCTATGCCGTCCGGGTTGCCGAGGAGCGCCGGACTAGAGATGCAAGTTGGATGCAAGCTCTCGAAACCTTACAAAAGCGGCTGTGCGCCCGTCCGGCCGAGCAGCTCGTGGCGCGGCGGCCTTGA
- a CDS encoding CoA transferase, whose protein sequence is MRPLEGIRVADFTWVWAGPFCTLQLAHLGAEVIRIESAARPCVTRLLPPWPDGQPGINRSGYFNQYNQGKYSIALDLKHPDAVTVAKDLVRHCDVVCENFASGVMERLGLGYSELRSVRPDIIMISMSGYGATGPEKEYVSYGPAQVPLSGLSSLTGYPGFPPMHVGISYGDPTAGLHAAFAVLAALWHREETGEGQFIDLSQWETTIAVIPEAVIEYAWHGTQPERNGNRDPLMAPHGIFRCAGEQRWVAIAVRDDEEWVKLARVMGREDLAEHPTLRHQAGRREAIESIEQAIESWTIQRSPREVTALLQAEGIPAFPCYDSRDIAEDEHLRSEGFFVELEHPEVGRKLHLGIPWKMEGTPCEVSRPAPLLGEHTDQVLRDILGYDAARIEALRRGGVLR, encoded by the coding sequence ATGAGACCCCTCGAAGGTATTCGCGTTGCGGACTTTACTTGGGTTTGGGCGGGACCATTCTGCACCCTGCAACTTGCACACCTAGGAGCAGAGGTCATCCGCATCGAAAGTGCGGCGCGACCGTGCGTGACACGGTTGCTGCCACCCTGGCCAGACGGCCAGCCCGGGATCAACCGCAGTGGTTACTTCAACCAGTACAACCAAGGGAAGTACAGCATCGCACTCGATCTCAAACACCCGGATGCCGTCACGGTTGCCAAGGACCTCGTCAGACACTGCGACGTCGTTTGCGAAAACTTCGCCAGCGGGGTGATGGAGCGGTTGGGTCTGGGATACTCCGAGCTCCGCTCTGTACGCCCGGACATCATCATGATCTCGATGTCTGGTTACGGGGCGACAGGACCGGAAAAAGAATACGTGTCGTACGGGCCGGCTCAAGTACCCTTGTCGGGGCTTTCGTCATTAACGGGGTACCCGGGCTTTCCCCCGATGCACGTGGGAATTTCCTACGGCGATCCCACCGCTGGGTTGCATGCAGCCTTTGCCGTTTTGGCGGCGCTCTGGCACCGGGAGGAAACAGGAGAGGGCCAATTTATCGACCTGTCCCAATGGGAAACAACGATCGCCGTCATTCCCGAGGCGGTCATCGAGTACGCCTGGCATGGTACACAGCCGGAACGAAACGGCAACCGCGACCCTCTCATGGCACCCCACGGCATTTTTCGTTGCGCTGGGGAACAACGGTGGGTCGCCATTGCCGTGCGTGACGATGAAGAATGGGTCAAGCTCGCCCGAGTGATGGGCCGCGAGGACCTCGCAGAACATCCCACGCTCCGCCATCAAGCTGGACGTCGTGAGGCGATAGAATCGATCGAACAGGCAATAGAATCGTGGACCATACAACGGTCGCCGCGCGAGGTAACTGCCCTGCTTCAGGCAGAGGGGATCCCGGCATTTCCTTGCTATGACAGCCGCGACATTGCCGAGGACGAGCATCTGCGCTCCGAGGGCTTCTTTGTCGAGCTGGAACACCCTGAAGTGGGTCGAAAGCTACATTTGGGCATTCCCTGGAAGATGGAGGGCACTCCGTGCGAGGTCTCTCGCCCCGCCCCACTGCTTGGCGAACACACCGACCAAGTGCTCCGTGACATTCTGGGCTACGATGCTGCCCGTATCGAGGCGCTTCGAAGAGGTGGGGTACTGCGATGA